A window of Methylocaldum szegediense genomic DNA:
CCTGGAGTTTCACGCCGCCAACTCCTGTAACAATCCATTGAGCGCCATGCGGTCGAGTTTCTCTTTGTCGATCTTCAGATAAGCGACTCCATCTTCCGCCAGGACTACGGCTTCGGCAACCCCCGGTATTTGAAGCAGTCGCCGGGACAGGCTGGAAGCTTGGTCTTGAGTCAATCCCCGTACGTTGACCATGAGACTACTCAATCCGCGCGGGGCCTTCATACCTAGCGCAACCATAAACCATAGCAAAGCGACGGCGGCGCAAAACAAGAAGACGTACGGTATCCCATAATGGCCGTAGACCCAGCCGCCACCGGCTCCGCCCACAAAAGCGCCCAGAAACTGTGCCGTGGAATAAACGCCCATGGCCGTGCCTTTGAGATCGAGCGGAGCGACCTTCGAGATCAGCGACGGGAGCATGGCCTCGAGGAGGTTGAATCCGGTGAAGAACAGGTAAAGCAGCCCGAACACGCTCCAGAAATCGTGCTGAAGCCAGGCAAAGCCGACATTCGAAACGGCGACCAGCCCGATGAAAGAGACAAATACCACTTTCATCTTGTGTCGTTTCTCCGCAAGGACCACGAAGGGGACCATGCTGGCGAGGGCAAGCGCGAATACAGGCAGATAGATGTGCCAATGCTTAGCTGTTTGGAGCTGCAGCGTATCGCGTAAAATCAAAGGGAGAACGACGAATGTCGCGGTCAGGACCAGATGTAGGCAGAAGATGCCTAGGTCCATGCGCAACAGCTCACGGTTTGCCAGAACCTCTTTCAAAGAGGCCGGTCGCACTTCCGTATCCCGGTGAAATCGGCTCACGGCGGGCGTCGGCACGACGGCGTACAGCACGACGATACTGAGCATGGCCAGGGCTGTGATGATCCAGAAAAGACCGTGGAGTCCCAGCCAGCCAGACAAAACCGGACCGATTACCATGGATAGCGCGAAGGATATTCCGATGCTGACACCGATCAAGGCCATGGCCTTCGTGCGGTGTTCTTCACGGGTAAGATCGGCGACCAGAGCCATAACGACTCCGGCAACCGCCCCGGCGCCTTGAAGAGCCCGGCCGGCGATGATGCCGTAGATTGAATCGGACAAGGCGGCCAGCGCACTGCCTGCCGCAAAGAGTAACAAGCCGAGCACGATCAGGCGTTTCCGCCCGTAGCGGTCCGACCAGAGGCCAAACGGAATTTGAAAGATCGCTTGGGTCAAACCGTAAGCGCTGATGGCGAATCCAACCAATTGTGGTGTAGCGTCCGGAAGCTCGCGGGCGAATACCGAGAGCACCGGCAGGACCAGAAACATGCCCAGCATTCTCAGCATGTAAATGGCGGCCAGCGACAAGCTGGCGCGCGTCTCGGCGCGGGTCATCGGTGTGTCTATCTGCAAAGCTGGATTCAAGCGATATGCTCCTTTGCGAGTCGCAGGAATCCACTTATAGTAACAGGTTCTATTTTGCGCTTGAATTTTGCATGGATACGATTCAAATCCGTGGAGCCCGCAC
This region includes:
- a CDS encoding MFS transporter, with protein sequence MQIDTPMTRAETRASLSLAAIYMLRMLGMFLVLPVLSVFARELPDATPQLVGFAISAYGLTQAIFQIPFGLWSDRYGRKRLIVLGLLLFAAGSALAALSDSIYGIIAGRALQGAGAVAGVVMALVADLTREEHRTKAMALIGVSIGISFALSMVIGPVLSGWLGLHGLFWIITALAMLSIVVLYAVVPTPAVSRFHRDTEVRPASLKEVLANRELLRMDLGIFCLHLVLTATFVVLPLILRDTLQLQTAKHWHIYLPVFALALASMVPFVVLAEKRHKMKVVFVSFIGLVAVSNVGFAWLQHDFWSVFGLLYLFFTGFNLLEAMLPSLISKVAPLDLKGTAMGVYSTAQFLGAFVGGAGGGWVYGHYGIPYVFLFCAAVALLWFMVALGMKAPRGLSSLMVNVRGLTQDQASSLSRRLLQIPGVAEAVVLAEDGVAYLKIDKEKLDRMALNGLLQELAA